From one Lolium rigidum isolate FL_2022 chromosome 4, APGP_CSIRO_Lrig_0.1, whole genome shotgun sequence genomic stretch:
- the LOC124648187 gene encoding disease resistance protein Pik-2-like, with the protein MEGAAQVIVSNVGQLVGEEFRQLRGVGGEVARLRDELATMNALLRMQSEAEEGAVDHFVREWMKQLREVAYDAQDCVDLYLFRVRTRTGECLIFWCKRHLETLLLRHRLADDIRSLRAHAAAINEQHARYGVNLEPLRRPPSLRVRASAHVLRPAAADDDPNKFVGITEQASCLADKVKAAIRTSGDLKVFSVVGFGGLGKTTLVMEVCRQLQDADFQRQAQVSVSQVLDLKALLRSVLQQILEVKAQDRADPGIDRMDVEQLRQNIDTILKTKRYLIVIDDVWTEAAWNSIISMLPVNHCGSTIIVTTRIDTVAKACSYANDDYIHHIMPLDDKNSKKLFLSRAFGSMNATCPKDLEYSMEKVLKKCGGLPLAIVSIASLFASYRSPESKHMWDTVLKSLGSQIDNHPTLEGMRQIITLSYDHLPHHLKSCMMYLSIFPEDYLIVKDRLLRRWISEGLVAEKRGLTQMEVAQGYFNELVSRSMIDRAADRVTWFDGREETCRVHDMMLEVMVSKSLEANFVSLIGGPYKWMSYDRIRRLSIHGGLEASKESSCKKMATGHGRRNDIKGMNVQHVRSLSIFELHGHMLLNQLGEFTLLRVLDLEDCKGLGKKHMGFICRMHLLRFLNLKGTDISGLPSRIGQLEHLQTLDVRSTCLKYLPKTVTQLEKLENLLYSNKHSFWDFHWEAPKGLRKMKALRKLNNLTVRSKNIDVIEEIGELEQLQELDISFIPGIPQAGQDKLDNSLSRLYSLRCLNLQVVTNTEHDRNFLQNLKSTPPRLLRYLRLCGTLQGHTGVLEVPTLTNWVGKLTNLVEFVIAWAYLRGDTLFDVLSKLPSLKTLTLESNFYTDTEIVARDTHKFPVLKELRMTDNLGVPEVYRFEKGSMQNLETILLRFGHYKQSIAGIQHLTNLKEVQFTGKKDNEALAYALTELEEENVWRQDIGSNQFAVKVRYE; encoded by the exons ATGGAGGGCGCGGCGCAGGTGATTGTGAGCAATGTTGGGCAGCTGGTGGGGGAGGAATTTCGGCAGCTCCGCGGCGTGGGCGGCGAGGTCGCTCGGCTGAGGGACGAGCTGGCCACCATGAACGCCCTCCTCCGCATGCAGTCTGAAGCCGAGGAGGGTGCCGTGGACCACTTTGTCCGGGAGTGGATGAAGCAGCTGCGGGAGGTCGCCTACGACGCCCAGGACTGCGTCGACCTCTATTTGTTCCGCGTGAGGACCCGGACGGGCGAGTGCCTTATCTTCTGGTGCAAGCGACACCTTGAGACGCTTTTGTTGCGCCATCGCCTCGCTGATGATATCAGGTCTCTCCGGGCTCATGCTGCCGCCATTAACGAGCAACATGCTCGTTACGGCGTCAACCTCGAGCCGCTGCGCCGCCCTCCTTCTTTGCGAGTGCGAGCGTCCGCGCATGTGCTCCGCcctgccgccgccgacgacgacccCAATAAGTTCGTCGGTATCACGGAACAGGCTAGCTGCCTGGCGGATAAGGTGAAGGCGGCGATTCGCACTAGTGGTGATCTCAAGGTATTCTCCGTCGTGGGGTTTGGTGGTCTCGGGAAGACCACGCTGGTCATGGAGGTGTGCCGGCAGCTGCAGGATGCCGACTTCCAGCGCCAAGCGCAAGTGTCCGTGTCCCAGGTGCTCGACCTCAAGGCACTCCTCAGGAGCGTGCTGCAGCAGATCCTTGAGGTGAAAGCACAAGATCGAGCAGATCCTGGAATCGACCGCATGGACGTTGAACAGCTCCGCCAAAATATCGACACGATTCTCAAGACAAAGAG GTACCTTATTGTGATCGATGATGTTTGGACCGAAGCAGCATGGAATTCAATCATATCCATGTTACCGGTGAATCACTGCGGCAGTACAATCATTGTGACTACTCGGATAGATACCGTGGCCAAAGCATGCAGTTATGCCAATGATGATTACATCCATCATATCATGCCCCTCGATGATAAAAACTCGAAGAAGCTGTTCCTCAGCAGAGCTTTTGGCTCCATGAATGCCACTTGCCCGAAGGATCTGGAATATTCTATGGAGAAAGTTCTGAAAAAATGTGGTGGGCTGCCACTGGCCATTGTAAGCATTGCCAGCCTTTTTGCAAGCTACAGATCTCCTGAAAGCAAACATATGTGGGACACAGTTCTGAAATCACTTGGCTCACAGATTGATAACCACCCTACCCTTGAGGGGATGAGACAGATAATCACACTTAGCTACGACCACCTACCTCATCACCTCAAGAGCTGCATGATGTATCTCAGTATTTTCCCGGAGGATTATTTGATTGTTAAGGACAGGCTGCTGAGGAGATGGATTTCCGAAGGATTAGTTGCTGAGAAGCGGGGACTGACCCAAATGGAGGTTGCACAAGGCTACTTCAATGAGCTGGTGAGTAGAAGCATGATTGATCGGGCTGCAGATAGAGTGACTTGGTTCGATGGGAGGGAGGAGACGTGCCGTGTGCACGACATGATGCTTGAGGTCATGGTGTCCAAATCCCTTGAGGCTAACTTTGTAAGCCTTATAGGCGGGCCGTACAAATGGATGTCGTATGATAGGATTCGCCGCCTATCCATCCATGGTGGATTAGAGGCATCCAAGGAGTCTTCATGCAAGAAAATGGCAACGGGGCATGGTAGGAGAAATGACATCAAGGGGATGAATGTACAACATGTCCGATCACTCAGTATATTTGAGCTCCATGGGCACATGTTGCTTAATCAACTAGGTGAGTTCACCCTGTTGAGGGTGCTTGATCTGGAAGACTGCAAGGGCCTAGGAAAAAAGCATATGGGTTTTATCTGCAGAATGCACCTTCTAAGGTTCTTGAACTTGAAAGGCACAGATATCAGTGGGCTGCCTTCCAGAATTGGCCAGTTAGAGCATTTGCAGACACTTGATGTACGCTCCACATGCCTTAAATATCTACCAAAAACTGTGACACAGCTAGAGAAACTTGAGAACCTACTGTACTCCAACAAGCATAGCTTCTGGGATTTCCATTGGGAAGCACCAAAGGGCCTAAGAAAAATGAAGGCACTACGGAAGTTGAACAATTTGACTGTCAGATCAAAAAACATTGACGTTATTGAGGAGATCGGTGAGCTAGAACAATTACAAGAGTTAGATATCTCATTTATACCTGGCATTCCTCAAGCTGGTCAGGACAAGCTTGACAACTCACTGAGCaggttatactccctccgatgcCTTAACCTTCAAGTCGTTACAAATACAGAGCATGATAGGAACTTTCTGCAGAACCTCAAGTCGACACCACCACGGCTCCTCAGATACCTTAGGTTGTGTGGTACCCTTCAAGGACATACAGGCGTCCTTGAAGTACCTACGTTGACTAATTGGGTTGGGAAACTGACTAATCTTGTTGAGTTTGTTATAGCTTGGGCATACCTTCGTGGTGACACCCTCTTCGACGTCCTGTCTAAGTTGCCCAGCCTAAAAACCCTGACACTTGAGTCAAACTTTTACACGGATACAGAGATAGTTGCACGCGATACCCACAAATTTCCGGTGCTCAAGGAACTGAGAATGACCGATAATCTGGGGGTTCCTGAAGTTTACCGATTTGAGAAAGGATCCATGCAAAATCTCGAGACCATTCTGCTTCGTTTTGGTCACTATAAGCAGAGTATCGCTGGAATCCAGCACTTGACGAACCTTAAAGAGGTGCAGTTCACTGGTAAGAAAGACAACGAAGCACTGGCGTATGCATTGACGGAGCTAGAGGAAGAGAATGTTTGGCGCCAGGACATCGGTTCGAATCAGTTCGCAGTCAAAGTGAGATATGAGTGA
- the LOC124706127 gene encoding uncharacterized protein LOC124706127: MADATPTKPINKGFSKSAVHDAAGKAKAKNKAAFNVDVEDRHAGDTAELPAEQGNRGRLLRCACCGLVALTAVAAVTILVLSLTVLKVRDPDITMDSVTVERFHVDLGLPLRINATLSGAIVIRNPNYASMRFGASTTEIFLDGVPGRVGLGSAPPGEASARGASTVRAGMDVFLDRVAPAVVEEVLFGRGEVRLASRTAVDGRISVLGGLYGRRQVRVAMRCRVVLHVSAVVVVAGSPSCVADFGR, encoded by the coding sequence ATGGCGGACGCCACTCCCACGAAACCCATCAACAAAGGTTTTTCCAAATCCGCCGTCCATGACGCCGCCGGAAAGGCCAAGGCCAAGAACAAAGCCGCCTTCAACGTCGACGTCGAGGATAGGCATGCTGGCGACACCGCGGAGCTGCCGGCCGAGCAGGGGAACCGGGGCCGGCTGCTGCGGTGCGCGTGCTGCGGCCTGGTCGCGCTCACCGCGGTGGCCGCCGTGACGATCCTGGTCCTGTCACTCACCGTGCTGAAGGTCCGGGACCCCGACATCACCATGGACTCCGTTACCGTCGAGCGCTTCCACGTGGACCTCGGCCTCCCGCTGCGCATCAACGCGACGCTGTCTGGGGCGATCGTGATCCGGAACCCCAACTACGCGTCCATGCGGTTCGGCGCCAGCACCACGGAGATCTTCCTCGACGGCGTGCCGGGCCGCGTGGGCCTCGGCAGCGCGCCGCCCGGGGAGGCGTCGGCGCGGGGGGCTAGCACGGTGCGCGCCGGCATGGACGTGTTCCTCGACAGGGTGGCCCCGGCGGTGGTCGAGGAGGTGCTGTTCGGCCGCGGCGAGGTGCGGCTCGCGAGCCGGACGGCGGTGGACGGAAGGATCAGCGTTCTCGGCGGGCTGTACGGGCGCCGGCAGGTGCGCGTGGCCATGCGTTGCCGGGTCGTGCTGCACGTGTCGGCGGTGGTCGTCGTGGCCGGCTCGCCGTCGTGCGTCGCGGACTTCGGGCGCTGA